The DNA segment AAAGGGCGTGTCGCCAACAAATAAACGTAAGACGTTGAGTATAGTCGATAGAAGAGAGGCGATAAAAACGGCTTGCCATTTAGCAAGACCAGGAGATATTATCCTGCTTGCCGGAAAAGGGCATGAGAAGTATCAGGAGATCAATGGAGTAAGGTATCATTTTGATGATAAGGAAATATTAATGGAACAATTAAACTTAATCAGCTAATGTTGTACTACCTGTTTGAATATCTAAATCAGCATTACGATTTTCCGGGATTGAGGTTGTTTCAATACATCACTTTCCGTACTTCATTAGCGGTGATTATTTCCCTGATCATTACCACAGTTTATGGCCGTAGAATTATTGATTATCTGCAAAAAATGCAGGTAGGTGAGACGGTGAGAAATCTGGGGCTGGAAGGACAAATGCAAAAACAAGGAACACCAACAATGGGTGGAATCATGATCCTGTTAGGGATTTTGGTGCCTACATTATTGCTGGCCAACCTTTCGAATATTTATGTATTGCTGATGATCATTACCACAGTGTGGATGGGGATCATCGGTTTTGTGGATGATTATATCAAGGTCTTTAAGAAGAATAAAGAAGGTCTGGCAGGAAGGTTTAAGATTGTCGGACAGGTTGGTCTGGCTTTAATCATTGGCTGGACGATGTATTTTAATCCTAACATCGTGGTGAGACAAACGGTTGATGAATCGGGAATCTCGAAAACTACGGCACCAATGGTGTTGAGACAAAAAGGAGAAAGCTTTTATTATACTCAGGACGTTAAATCTACGCTGACCAATGTTCCTTTTTATAAAAACAATGAGTTTGATTATGCCAAAGTCCTTAAGTTTTTGGGCGATGGGTATGAGAAATATGCGGTTTTCGTATTCCTGTTGTTTGTGGTGATTATTGTCACTGCAGTATCCAACGGGGCAAACATTACGGATGGGATCGATGGCCTGGCGACGGGTACTTCGGCCATTATCGGACTTACCTTAGGCTTATTGGCGTATGTATCCGGTAATACTGTGATCGCAGATTACCTGAACATCATGTACATCCCCAATTCGGGAGAGCTGATGATTTTTGCGGGTGCCTTTGTCGGGGCGTGTGTGGGCTTTTTATGGTATAATTCCTATCCTGCGCAGGTGTTTATGGGAGATACCGGAAGTCTGGCGATCGGAGGAATTATCGCTGCATTTGCGATCATGATCCGTAAAGAGTTGTTAATCCCGGTTTTATGTGGGGTATTCCTGATAGAAAACCTATCGGTAATCATCCAGGTGAGCTATTTTAAATATACCAAAAAACGTTTTGGTGAGGGCCGAAGGGTTTTCCTGATGTCGCCTTTACACCATCATTATCAGAAAAAAGGATACCATGAAGCTAAGATCGTTACCCGTTTCTGGATCATTGGAATTCTTTTGGCCATTATTACCATCATCACTTTAAAACTACGATAATGGAAAATAAAAGGATAGTCGTTTTAGGTGCCGGTGAAAGCGGTGTAGGTGCAGCAATGTTGGCGCAAAAACATGGTTTTGATGTTTTTGTATCTGACTTTGGCGCCATTGCTTCGCAGTATAAAGAACGCTTAGAGGAGCTGAATATCGCGTTTGAAGAAAAACAACATACCGCAGAAGAGATTCTAAATGCGGATGAAGTGATCAAGAGTCCGGGAATTCCGGAGAAAGCTCCGATCATTGTTGCCTTAAAAAAGAAACAGATTCCGGTGATCTCTGAGATTGAGTTTGCTAAAAGATATACCGATGCCAAAACGATCTGTATCACAGGGTCGAATGGAAAGACAACAACGAGCATGCTGACTTATCATATTTTGAAGAAAGCAGGTTTGAATGTCGGACTGGCAGGAAACATCGGAAATAGCTTTGCTGCTTTGGTGGCTACAGCTGATTTTGATTGGTATGTGCTGGAGATCTCGAGCTTTATGCTGGATGACATGTATGATTTTAGAGCAGATATCGCTGTTTTATTAAACATCACGCCGGATCATTTGGACCGGTACGACTACAAGTTGGGGAACTATGCGGCATCAAAAATGCGTATCGCTCAAAATCAGGGTAGTAATGACACTTTCATCTATTGTGCCGATGATGAAGAGACGATAAAGGCAATGAAACACATCAGGTTTAATTCAAAAATGTACCCCTTTTCTATTCGAAAACAAATCGAAGAAGGCGCATACCTGGAAAGTAACAACATGCATATCAATATTAACCATAAAGACCCATTAACCATGTCCATCATAGAACTAGCGTTACAAGGCAAGCATAATATTTATAACTCTATGGCTTCGGGCATAGTGGCAAAGGTATTAGAGATCAGAAATGCTACCATTCGTGAAAGCATGGGGGACTTCAGGAATATTGAACACAGACTGGAACATGTGGCTAAAATCTCTGGTGTAGAATATATCAATGATTCTAAGGCAACGAATGTGAATTCTACCTGGTACGCATTGGAAAGTGTCAATACAGATGTGATTTTGATCATGGGTGGTGTGGATAAAGGAAACGATTACGAGATGCTGAAGGACCTGGTTCGTCAGAAGGTAAGGGCCATCGTGTGTTTAGGAAAAGACAATAAAAGAATTCACGAAGCTTTTGAAGATGATGTAGAAGTGATTGTCAATACTTTTTCTGCAAATGAAGCGGTTAAGATGGCTTATCACCTGGCTAAAAAAGGAAATACGGTATTGTTGTCGCCTGCCTGTGCAAGCTTCGATTTGTTCAAAAATTATGAAGACCGTGGCAATCAATTTAAGATGGCTGTGAAAGAATTATAGATTATGATCGCAATAAATAAGATTTTAGACAAAACAAAAGGAGATCGCTGGATATGGCTGATCATTATCCTTTTGTCTCTGATCTCTATACTTACAGTGTATAGTGCTACGGGAACCTATGCTTATAAAGTTGGTAAAACAGTAGAAAAGGTTTTATTAACCAAGCATTTGATCTTCGTGATTATGGGGATAGGAATGATCTATGTCGCGCATTTATTGGATTACAAATATTACGCTGGAATTTCAAAAATCCTGATGATCATCACGATTCCATTGCTGTTTTATACGGCAATATTCGGGGCGAGCATCAACGAGGCTTCCCGTTGGGTGAAAATTCCGGTGATCGGACTGACGTTTCAAACTTCCGATTTGGCAAAGCTGGCGCTGATTACGTTCCTTGCGAGAATGCTGACGAAGAAACAGGAAAATATTAAGGATGTAAAAGAAGCCTTTATTCCTATCATGGGATCGGTATGTGTGGTGTTTGCTTTGATTGCATGGGCGAACTTGTCTACGGCAATCATGCTTTTTGGGGTAAGCATACTCTTGCTCATCATTGGCAGGATCAGTATTAAGCAGATCTCTATCGTATGTGCAGGTGGTGCGGTGCTGCTGTTACTGATTGTATTTTTAGGTCCAAGGGCCGGAACATATAAGTCGAGGGTAAATGCGTTTTTACATCCGGAGAAACAGAATTCAGATAAGACCTATCAGGCGGATCAATCTAAAATCGCCCTGGCAACAGGTGGCGTTTTCGGAAAGGGACCGGGCAATAGTACACAAAGGAATTTTTTGCCCCATCCATATTCGGATTTTATCTTCGCGATTATTGTGGAGGAATATGGTTTGTTAGGGGCAATGACGGTGATTGTATTGTACCTCGTCCTGCTCTACCGATGCGTCCGAATCGTAACCCAAAGTCCGAAGGCCTTTGGGGCTTTGCTGGCTGCGGGCCTTAGTTTTAGTCTGACAATCCAGGCTTTTGCTAACATGGCCGTAGCGGTAGGATTAGGTCCGGTAACAGGGGTTCCATTGCCATTGGTAAGTATGGGTGGAACATCAATGATCTTTACGAGTATCGCATTCGGAATTATCCTGAGCGTAAGTAGAGATGTAGAAGAAAAAGGTAGTAAAAAAGTAGTGGTAGGTGAAATACCTGCAATGGCATAATATAAAGATGAAGAGCGCAACGAGAATAATTATTTCAGGTGGTGGTACTGGCGGACATATCTTTCCGGCGATATCAATAGCGAATGCCTTAAAACGCATGGAGCCGGGTTGTGAGATTTTATTTGTCGGCGCTACCGGTAGAATGGAAATGGAAAAAGTTCCTGCTGCCGGATATAAGATTATTGGTTTAAACATCAGCGGTATACAAAGAGGCTCTATTGCGAAAAATTTAAGTTTGCCATTTAAATTGCTTGGAAGCATGCGTAAGGCCTTGCAGTTAATTGCTGATTTTAAACCGGATGTCGTGGTTGGTGTTGGTGGCTACGCTTCCGGTCCAATCTTATTTGCGGCATCATTAAAAAAGGTTCCTTACCTGATTCAGGAGCAGAATTCTTATGCCGGAATCACCAATAAATGGCTGGGCAAGAAAGCAGCTAAAATCTGTGTGGCTTTTGATGATATGGACCAGTTCTTCCCAACAGGAAACATCCTTAAAACAGGAAATCCGGTAAGGAAAGACGTGGTAGATATTGCGCAAAAACACCATGCAGGTGCAGAATTGCTGAAACTGGATCCTTTAAAAAGAACCATCCTGGTGACAGGTGGTAGTCTTGGTGCAGGAACATTAAATAAAAGTATTGAAAAGCACCTTCAGGAATTGATTGATGCAGATGTACAGGTGATTTGGCAAACGGGTAAGTTCTATTATAAAGGAATTGTAGAGCGGGTAGGATTGAATTTCCATCCCAACATAAGAATTCTGGAATTCCTGAATAAAATGGACATGGCTTATGCTGCAGCTGATTTGATTATTTCCAGAGCAGGGGCAGGGACGATTGCAGAGCTTTGTTTGATTAAAAAGCCGGTGATCCTTGTGCCTTCACCAAATGTGGCGGAAGACCACCAGACCAAAAATGCGATGGCGCTGGTCAAACAAAATGCAGCATTGTTAATCGCCGACCGTTCTGCGGAAGATACGCTGATACCGGAGGCTTTGAGTTTATTGAACGATAAGGAACGCAGTAAGATGTTTTCCGAAAACATAGGAAAGATGGCTTTGCCGGATTCCGATAATATAATTGCAGAAGAGGTCATGATTTTAGCAAGGAAGGGAGGTCAGGATGGAGTTAGAAACGATTAAGCGGATTTATTTTGTAGGGATTGGTGGAATCGGCATGAGTGCCCTTGCGCGGTATTTCAAAAACAGGGGTTGTGTGGTTTGTGGTTATGACAAGACCAGAACGAACCTGACGATTGCGCTGGAAGGGGAAGGAATTCCGGTTTCTTATGTGGACGAGGTTGCTTCATTGCCGACTGATTTTATATCACCTGATGTAGATACACTGGTTGTGTACACCCCGGCTATTCCGAAAAACAGCGCTTTGCTGAACCATTTCAGAGCAGCTGACTTTGTCTTGAAAAAACGTTCCGAAGTACTGGGAATCATTAGTAAAGGTCAGTTTTGCATTGCTGTTGCGGGAACACATGGAAAGACGACCACTTCGTCGATCATTGCCCATGTACTAACAGATACAGGTTTTGGTTGTACTGCCTTTTTAGGTGGAATAGCGAGCAATTATAACAGTAACTTTTTGTTGGGCGATAACCATGTGGTGGTCGTAGAGGCTGATGAGTATGACCGGTCATTCCTGACTTTGCATCCTGATCTTTCTGTGATTACTTCTATGGATGCAGATCACCTGGATATTTATGGTGATGCGGGGCAACTGGAGGAATCCTTCCGCCTGTTTGCCGGACAACTGAAACCAGAAGGGACCTTGTTTGTAAAAGCAGGATTGCCTTTGGAGAAGGGAATTACTTATAGTGCAGGTTCATCTTCTGAAATCAAAGGACAGAACATCCGTGTGGAAGGTTCGAAGTTTGTGTTTGATTATGCAGATGGGGATACGCTGATCTCCGATTTTCAGCTGATGCTGCCAGGAAAGCATAATGTAGAAAATGCAGTTGCGGCAATCGCAGTGGCCTTAAAGCTGGGCATTGATGCGGATAAAATAAAGGTCGCTATTGCGAATTTTAAAGGCGTAAAAAGAAGGTTTGAATATATAGTTAACGGGGATGGTCATATTTATATTGACGATTATGCCCATCATCCGGAGGAATTAAGGGCTTGTTTTGACGCAGTCAGACAGCTGTATCCGGAGAAAAAGCTGACGGTGATTTTTCAGCCACACCTGTTTACGCGGACCCGTGATTTTGCAGACGACTTTGCAAAAGTATTGAGTACGGTAGATGAGCTGGTGTTACTGGAGATTTATCCGGCGAGAGAATTGCCACTGGAAGGAATTGATTCCGGCTTCTTGCTGAATAAAATTACCCTTAAAAATAAAGAGATCGTTGCGAAAGGCCTGGTGCCGGAGTACATTAAAAATAAAAATCCTGAGTTGCTGTTAACAGTGGGCGCAGGGGATATAGATACGTTAATACAACCACTTAAAGCTAATTTCACTAATGTTTAAAGACATCAATTGGAAATCGGTATTTAACAAGTTTGCCTGGATATTTTGTCTGAGCGGCCTGGTGGTGCTTATGAGTTTTGTAAGCAGCAAGAAAAGTACGGTTGCGATTACCAATGTCAAAATATTAATTCCAGGTGCGGATAACTTTATAGAAAGGGAAGAGATTGATGCGGTTTTAAAACAGAGTCAGGGTTCTTTGATCGGGCGTAAGCTGGAGCAGGTGAATCTTCAGGATATAGAGAAGAAGATTAAATCGAATCCTTATATCGCGATGGCAACGGTCTATGCGGATATGGACGGTGTGATTCATATTGAAATTAAACAGCGTCAGCCGATTTTAAGGGTGATCAATGCGAATGGTCAGGACTATTATATTGACCGGAACGGATTGAAAATGCCGGTATCTCCAAACTTCACTGCAGATGTACTGGTGGCGAATGGAAATGTGATGGAACATTTTACCGGAAGGGTGGATACGCTGATCACCAAACTGGCCAGGGATTTGTATGAGACTGCATTGTTTATCAAGAAGGATACTTTGTGGGATGCGCAAATCGAACAGCTTTTTATAAATGATAAGGCAGATATTGAGCTGATCCCAAGAGTAGGCAATCAACGCATTATTCTGGGTTCTGCAGATTCTTTAGAAGTAAAGATGAGAAACCTGTTGGCTTTTTATAAGCAGGCGATGCCTAAAGTGGGATGGGATACGTATAAAACGATCAATATAAAGTATACGAACCAGGTGGTCTGCATTAAAAATAAGCCGGATTCCATAATTGTTAATGGCGTGAAGCGACCTAAGATTGTCGATACGCTGAAGTCAAATAAAGCGGTGGTTGATAAGCTGGTGTTACAGCAGATCGCCATGGAAATGAAAAATGACGGAGATGACCCCGACCAGCCTGATGGTGCAGCGGCTCCTCCTCCAAAAACGGTTAAGCCGGTGGGGAGTACAAAACCTGCAACGGCAAAGACCACAAAGCCTGCAGTTGCTAAAACGGTAAAGAAAAAGGTAGCCAGTCCTGTAAAAAAGGCAACAATAAAACCGCCGGCTAAACCGGCAACAGCAAAACCCGCTAAGCCGACAGTAAAAAAACCGGTAAACACTGCTGCAAAGAAACCGGGCGCAGCAAAAGAGAATAGTAAAACAGATACCAAGAAGAACAAATAGTATAAAACTCAACAAATCGATATAGTTATGGGCAAAGAAAAATCTATCGTGCAGTCTCCAATCGTAGTAGGATTGGATATTGGTACTACAAAGATCTGCGTGATCGTAGGCCGGCGCACGCAGCACTCAAAAATCGAAGTACTGGGCATAGGGAAAGCGGAGTCTGCCGGGGTTACCCGCGGTGTGGTTTCCAACATCCAAAAAACGGTGCAGGGAATAGCACAGGCCGTGGAAGTGGCCAGTGGGCAATCGAATGTAGAAATCCGCGTGGTGAACGTTGGTATCGCTGGTCAGCATATCAAGAGTTTGCAGCACCGTGGAATTCTGACGAGGAGAGAGCTGAACAATGAGATCGGTAAAAAAGATAT comes from the Pedobacter sp. FW305-3-2-15-E-R2A2 genome and includes:
- the mraY gene encoding phospho-N-acetylmuramoyl-pentapeptide-transferase, producing the protein MLYYLFEYLNQHYDFPGLRLFQYITFRTSLAVIISLIITTVYGRRIIDYLQKMQVGETVRNLGLEGQMQKQGTPTMGGIMILLGILVPTLLLANLSNIYVLLMIITTVWMGIIGFVDDYIKVFKKNKEGLAGRFKIVGQVGLALIIGWTMYFNPNIVVRQTVDESGISKTTAPMVLRQKGESFYYTQDVKSTLTNVPFYKNNEFDYAKVLKFLGDGYEKYAVFVFLLFVVIIVTAVSNGANITDGIDGLATGTSAIIGLTLGLLAYVSGNTVIADYLNIMYIPNSGELMIFAGAFVGACVGFLWYNSYPAQVFMGDTGSLAIGGIIAAFAIMIRKELLIPVLCGVFLIENLSVIIQVSYFKYTKKRFGEGRRVFLMSPLHHHYQKKGYHEAKIVTRFWIIGILLAIITIITLKLR
- the murD gene encoding UDP-N-acetylmuramoyl-L-alanine--D-glutamate ligase; amino-acid sequence: MENKRIVVLGAGESGVGAAMLAQKHGFDVFVSDFGAIASQYKERLEELNIAFEEKQHTAEEILNADEVIKSPGIPEKAPIIVALKKKQIPVISEIEFAKRYTDAKTICITGSNGKTTTSMLTYHILKKAGLNVGLAGNIGNSFAALVATADFDWYVLEISSFMLDDMYDFRADIAVLLNITPDHLDRYDYKLGNYAASKMRIAQNQGSNDTFIYCADDEETIKAMKHIRFNSKMYPFSIRKQIEEGAYLESNNMHININHKDPLTMSIIELALQGKHNIYNSMASGIVAKVLEIRNATIRESMGDFRNIEHRLEHVAKISGVEYINDSKATNVNSTWYALESVNTDVILIMGGVDKGNDYEMLKDLVRQKVRAIVCLGKDNKRIHEAFEDDVEVIVNTFSANEAVKMAYHLAKKGNTVLLSPACASFDLFKNYEDRGNQFKMAVKEL
- a CDS encoding FtsW/RodA/SpoVE family cell cycle protein; translated protein: MIAINKILDKTKGDRWIWLIIILLSLISILTVYSATGTYAYKVGKTVEKVLLTKHLIFVIMGIGMIYVAHLLDYKYYAGISKILMIITIPLLFYTAIFGASINEASRWVKIPVIGLTFQTSDLAKLALITFLARMLTKKQENIKDVKEAFIPIMGSVCVVFALIAWANLSTAIMLFGVSILLLIIGRISIKQISIVCAGGAVLLLLIVFLGPRAGTYKSRVNAFLHPEKQNSDKTYQADQSKIALATGGVFGKGPGNSTQRNFLPHPYSDFIFAIIVEEYGLLGAMTVIVLYLVLLYRCVRIVTQSPKAFGALLAAGLSFSLTIQAFANMAVAVGLGPVTGVPLPLVSMGGTSMIFTSIAFGIILSVSRDVEEKGSKKVVVGEIPAMA
- the murG gene encoding undecaprenyldiphospho-muramoylpentapeptide beta-N-acetylglucosaminyltransferase, giving the protein MKSATRIIISGGGTGGHIFPAISIANALKRMEPGCEILFVGATGRMEMEKVPAAGYKIIGLNISGIQRGSIAKNLSLPFKLLGSMRKALQLIADFKPDVVVGVGGYASGPILFAASLKKVPYLIQEQNSYAGITNKWLGKKAAKICVAFDDMDQFFPTGNILKTGNPVRKDVVDIAQKHHAGAELLKLDPLKRTILVTGGSLGAGTLNKSIEKHLQELIDADVQVIWQTGKFYYKGIVERVGLNFHPNIRILEFLNKMDMAYAAADLIISRAGAGTIAELCLIKKPVILVPSPNVAEDHQTKNAMALVKQNAALLIADRSAEDTLIPEALSLLNDKERSKMFSENIGKMALPDSDNIIAEEVMILARKGGQDGVRND
- the murC gene encoding UDP-N-acetylmuramate--L-alanine ligase, with amino-acid sequence MELETIKRIYFVGIGGIGMSALARYFKNRGCVVCGYDKTRTNLTIALEGEGIPVSYVDEVASLPTDFISPDVDTLVVYTPAIPKNSALLNHFRAADFVLKKRSEVLGIISKGQFCIAVAGTHGKTTTSSIIAHVLTDTGFGCTAFLGGIASNYNSNFLLGDNHVVVVEADEYDRSFLTLHPDLSVITSMDADHLDIYGDAGQLEESFRLFAGQLKPEGTLFVKAGLPLEKGITYSAGSSSEIKGQNIRVEGSKFVFDYADGDTLISDFQLMLPGKHNVENAVAAIAVALKLGIDADKIKVAIANFKGVKRRFEYIVNGDGHIYIDDYAHHPEELRACFDAVRQLYPEKKLTVIFQPHLFTRTRDFADDFAKVLSTVDELVLLEIYPARELPLEGIDSGFLLNKITLKNKEIVAKGLVPEYIKNKNPELLLTVGAGDIDTLIQPLKANFTNV
- a CDS encoding cell division protein FtsQ — translated: MFKDINWKSVFNKFAWIFCLSGLVVLMSFVSSKKSTVAITNVKILIPGADNFIEREEIDAVLKQSQGSLIGRKLEQVNLQDIEKKIKSNPYIAMATVYADMDGVIHIEIKQRQPILRVINANGQDYYIDRNGLKMPVSPNFTADVLVANGNVMEHFTGRVDTLITKLARDLYETALFIKKDTLWDAQIEQLFINDKADIELIPRVGNQRIILGSADSLEVKMRNLLAFYKQAMPKVGWDTYKTINIKYTNQVVCIKNKPDSIIVNGVKRPKIVDTLKSNKAVVDKLVLQQIAMEMKNDGDDPDQPDGAAAPPPKTVKPVGSTKPATAKTTKPAVAKTVKKKVASPVKKATIKPPAKPATAKPAKPTVKKPVNTAAKKPGAAKENSKTDTKKNK